One window from the genome of Pungitius pungitius chromosome 14, fPunPun2.1, whole genome shotgun sequence encodes:
- the LOC134104011 gene encoding uncharacterized protein LOC134104011 isoform X1 — protein MEILKDAILRRTLCTEEAPQAAPGLLQRIFRYLNPWGQPPTVTQEHLQKSPLQDDSTHPDTNPETKEAPQAAPGLLQRFFRYLNPWGQPPTVTQEHLQEAPQAAPGLLQRIFRYLNPWGQPRPVQKDSIFRRIFRYLNPWGQKNPNQGVKGEQNKTKKTKKRFKINLMMMGLKWGWRTKIMYFLLLFLFAGGVTQHAHLSNQLQDARLKITTLTQLMSRLSPVADTMANFAQESQGARVLHPLSSDTFRTSIQDKIMDQLLSWVTTSTDHQRIIQDHSRSPPGACWCFAGAKGHAVVSLSHPIEVTHVTIGHITKRQSLTGVINSAPREFSVYGLVHDNDEGIHLGSFAYSKNGLSSQTFELPVPVKDVFSHVKLEIKTNWGDEDQTCLYNFRVHGYPVSG, from the exons ATGGAAATACTAAAAGACGCCATCCTCAGAAGAACCCTTTGCACCGAggaggcaccacaagctgctcccggcttgctgcaaag gatcttcaggtatctcaacccctggggtcaacctcCCACGGTGACCCAGGAACATCTGCAGAAGTCACCACTGCAGGATGACTCAACCCACCCGGACACAAACCCAGAGACCAAggaggcaccacaagctgctcccggcttgctgcaaag gttcttcaggtatctcaacccctggggtcaacctcCCACAGTGAcccaggaacatctgcaggaggcaccacaagctgctcccggcttgctgcaaag gatcttcaggtatctcaacccctggggtcaacctcGCCCGGTGCAGAAAGACTCAATCTTCAGAAGGATCTTCAGGTACCTcaacccttggggtcaaaaaaacccaaaccaggGAGTCAAGGGTGAACAAAACAAgaccaaaaagacaaaaaaaaggttcaaaatcAACCTGATGATGATGGGACTCAAATGGGGCTGGAGAACAAAGATCATGtatttcctcctcctgtttctgTTTGCTGGTG GAGTGACACAGCACGCACACCTCAGCAACCAGCTACAAGACGCCCGGCTGAAAATAACCACCCTCACGCAGCTGATGAGCCGATTGAGTCCCGTCGCAGACACAATGGCCAACTTCGCCCAGGAGTCGCAGG GAGCCAGAGTCCTCCACCCCCTGTCCTCAGACACGTTCCGGACCTCAATACAAGACAAAATAATGGACCAGCTGCTCTCCTGGGTCACAACCTCCACCGACCACCAAAGAATCATCCAG gaCCACTCAAGGTCGCCCCCCGGAGCGTGCTGGTGCTTCGCCGGGGCCAAGGGACACGCCGTCGTCTCCTTGTCGCATCCCATCGAGGTCACGCACGTCACGATCGGCCACATCACAAAAAGGCAGTCACTCACCGGGGTAATCAACAGTGCGCCGAGGGAGTTCTCCGTCTAC GGATTGGTGCACGACAACGACGAAGGCATCCACCTGGGGAGCTTTGCGTACAGCAAGAACGGCCTGAGCTCCCAGACCTTTGAGCTGCCT GTCCCAGTCAAAGATGTCTTCAGCCACGTCAAGCTGGAGATAAAGACAAACTGGGGGGATGAAGACCAAACGTGCCTCTACAACTTCAGGGTACACGGGTATCCGGTGTCTGGTTAG
- the LOC134104011 gene encoding uncharacterized protein LOC134104011 isoform X2 produces the protein MEILKDAILRRTLCTEEAPQAAPGLLQRIFRYLNPWGQPPTVTQEHLQKSPLQDDSTHPDTNPETKEAPQAAPGLLQRFFRYLNPWGQPPTVTQEHLQEAPQAAPGLLQRIFRYLNPWGQKNPNQGVKGEQNKTKKTKKRFKINLMMMGLKWGWRTKIMYFLLLFLFAGGVTQHAHLSNQLQDARLKITTLTQLMSRLSPVADTMANFAQESQGARVLHPLSSDTFRTSIQDKIMDQLLSWVTTSTDHQRIIQDHSRSPPGACWCFAGAKGHAVVSLSHPIEVTHVTIGHITKRQSLTGVINSAPREFSVYGLVHDNDEGIHLGSFAYSKNGLSSQTFELPVPVKDVFSHVKLEIKTNWGDEDQTCLYNFRVHGYPVSG, from the exons ATGGAAATACTAAAAGACGCCATCCTCAGAAGAACCCTTTGCACCGAggaggcaccacaagctgctcccggcttgctgcaaag gatcttcaggtatctcaacccctggggtcaacctcCCACGGTGACCCAGGAACATCTGCAGAAGTCACCACTGCAGGATGACTCAACCCACCCGGACACAAACCCAGAGACCAAggaggcaccacaagctgctcccggcttgctgcaaag gttcttcaggtatctcaacccctggggtcaacctcCCACAGTGAcccaggaacatctgcaggaggcaccacaagctgctcccggcttgctgcaaag GATCTTCAGGTACCTcaacccttggggtcaaaaaaacccaaaccaggGAGTCAAGGGTGAACAAAACAAgaccaaaaagacaaaaaaaaggttcaaaatcAACCTGATGATGATGGGACTCAAATGGGGCTGGAGAACAAAGATCATGtatttcctcctcctgtttctgTTTGCTGGTG GAGTGACACAGCACGCACACCTCAGCAACCAGCTACAAGACGCCCGGCTGAAAATAACCACCCTCACGCAGCTGATGAGCCGATTGAGTCCCGTCGCAGACACAATGGCCAACTTCGCCCAGGAGTCGCAGG GAGCCAGAGTCCTCCACCCCCTGTCCTCAGACACGTTCCGGACCTCAATACAAGACAAAATAATGGACCAGCTGCTCTCCTGGGTCACAACCTCCACCGACCACCAAAGAATCATCCAG gaCCACTCAAGGTCGCCCCCCGGAGCGTGCTGGTGCTTCGCCGGGGCCAAGGGACACGCCGTCGTCTCCTTGTCGCATCCCATCGAGGTCACGCACGTCACGATCGGCCACATCACAAAAAGGCAGTCACTCACCGGGGTAATCAACAGTGCGCCGAGGGAGTTCTCCGTCTAC GGATTGGTGCACGACAACGACGAAGGCATCCACCTGGGGAGCTTTGCGTACAGCAAGAACGGCCTGAGCTCCCAGACCTTTGAGCTGCCT GTCCCAGTCAAAGATGTCTTCAGCCACGTCAAGCTGGAGATAAAGACAAACTGGGGGGATGAAGACCAAACGTGCCTCTACAACTTCAGGGTACACGGGTATCCGGTGTCTGGTTAG